The sequence TACCCTGCGTGAGGCGTTCACGGCGTTGCATGCCGAGCACATCGTCACCCGCATCCCCAACCGCGGCGTGTTCGTGGCCCACCCCACCCCGGACGACATCCGCGAAATCTACCGGGTGCGCCGCTTCCTGGAACCGGCCGCGGTGCTGTGGTCCGGCGAGACCTCCATCGAGCCGCTGCCGACCATCATCAAGGCGGCCAGGGCTGCCGCCGCCGAAGGGGACATCCCCGGCATGGCCAGCGCCAACCAGGACTTCCACCGTGCCATCGTGAACCGGGCCGGCAGCGAGCGGCTCAACAGCCTCATGGAACAGGTCCTGGCCGAGATGCGGCTCGTGTTCCACTCCATGGCCGCCAACCCGGCCTTCCATGAGCCCTACGTGGAGGACAACGCGCACATCGTGGAACTGCTGGAGGCGGGAGACAAAGCCGCGGCAGCGGACTTCCTGGCCACTTACCTGGACCGCGCCGAAGCCCAGCTGCTGGACGCCGTCGGCCGCTGAATCAAGCCCCTCTCAAAAGGGGTTGCAGGATTGTTGAACAAAACGATATGCTGTGGATCACACCGTTGTCCTGCAGCTCACAAAATCCTGTAGCTCTGACGTAACCGGGGCTCCCGCCCCCCGGCGCCGCCCCACCGACTAAACCTGGGCACGGACGCGCCGGCCCCCACTTTCGCAGACCCGTCACGGGTCCCCTGGGAAGGGATAATCATGCTTGTACTCATCGGGGTGCTGCTGGTGATCGTTGGCTTCGCC comes from Pseudarthrobacter sp. NIBRBAC000502770 and encodes:
- a CDS encoding GntR family transcriptional regulator: MTFDEVLADLQAQARTTKHAETGLWVAAQLRSRIEAGLLKPGSKLAEEALREALGVSRNTLREAFTALHAEHIVTRIPNRGVFVAHPTPDDIREIYRVRRFLEPAAVLWSGETSIEPLPTIIKAARAAAAEGDIPGMASANQDFHRAIVNRAGSERLNSLMEQVLAEMRLVFHSMAANPAFHEPYVEDNAHIVELLEAGDKAAAADFLATYLDRAEAQLLDAVGR